The following are encoded together in the Theileria orientalis strain Shintoku DNA, chromosome 1, complete genome genome:
- a CDS encoding uncharacterized protein (Os05g0389300 protein), translating into MSTIEASAVYLPLALIDKCLGSKIWIIMKNDKEITGTLRGFDDYMNMVLEDVVDYTYTAEGVRTTELPDALVNGNYIAMLVPGGKPDDVK; encoded by the exons ATGTCAACCATTGAGGCCAGTGCTGTTTACCTTCCTCTGGCCTTGATTGACAAGTGCCTTGGGAGCAAGATTTGGATTATCATGAAGAACGACAAGGAGATTACCGGCACACTGCGCGGCTTTGACGACTACATGAACATG GTGCTTGAGGACGTGGTCGACTACACCTACACTGCCGAGGGCGTTAGGACCACCGAGCTTCCGGATGCCCTCGTAAATGGCAATTACATCGCTATGCTGGTTCCTGGCGGCAAGCCTGATGACGTCAAGTAG
- a CDS encoding aspartyl protease codes for MTTYIFFNKIYSCSYAKDIFPTNSYYEIKLYKSDKLSDEDYFKVLDAKRYSENSTRFYDLKNVLSSSIALKADYTSKLWATYYGNIIVGSAKETNSFRVLFDTGSSEFWVPYELCVSRQCLSRKRYHKTYEWRAKRDNKGNYVPIEIKYLSGEIDAIDGTTNVNLLNGITLKDVNVGLATNINIPALGDTHWDGIVGLGFKTKEMESRGSRPLLESIMCNKSLYPNYRNQVAYYVSKNGGNISFGGINPNYKRSQNDEFVWAPIVKDSVYWSLKLKDVKFKTTTRHKSPNSLSANSDFISLMSKIDDVKVIMDTGSFLIYAPQSMSPLLAKLQVTSCDEVMDKPVLVFIIEGKSGLHNVNLELKPEDYIIMYEDSNGTKHCTLGIVPDNQQEELGFNAWTFGELFLRAYYTVYDYESKQVGFAPSKKID; via the exons atga caacttatattttctttaataAAATCTATTCTTGTTCGTACGCTAAGGATATTTTCCCTACGAATTCCTATTATGAAATTAAACTTTATAAATCGGATAAACTTTCGGACGAAGACTATTTTAAGGTTCTTGATGCGAAAAGATATTCAGAGAATTCAACTAGGTTTTATGATTTAAAGAATGTGTTATCCAGCAGCATTGCTTTGAAGGCTGATTACACATCTAAGCTCTGGGCCACCTATTACGGCAATATAATAGTCGGTTCCGCCAAAGAGACGAATTCATTCAGGGTACTGTTTGATACTGGGTCATCTGAATTCTGGGTTCCATATGAACTGTGCGTATCGAGGCAGTGCTTAAGCCGCAAGAGGTACCATAAAACCTACGAGTGGCGAGCCAAACGTGACAATAAGGGAAACTATGTTCCTATCGAAATTAAGTACTTATCGGGTGAAATTGATGCAATAGACGGGACGAcaaatgttaatttgttaaacgGAATAACTCTGAAGGATGTAAACGTCGGACTTGCT ACTAATATCAATATTCCTGCACTGGGTGACACACACTGGGACGGAATCGTCGGCCTGGGATTTAAGACAAAGGAAATGGAATCCAGGGGTTCAAGGCCTCTTTTAGAGTCAATTATGTGCAATAAATCGCTATATCCCAACTATAGAAACCAAGTAGCCTACTACGTATCGAAAAACG gAGGAAATATCTCATTTGGTGGCATCAATCCCAACTATAAAAGATCGCAAAACGACGAATTTGT ATGGGCTCCCATCGTAAAAGACTCAGTTTACTGGAGCCTTAAGTTAAAAGACGTTAAATTTAAGACAACGACAAGACATAAGAGCCCAAATAGCCTGAGTGCAAACAGTGATTTCATATCCTTAATGAGCAAAATAGATG ATGTGAAGGTTATCATGGACACAG GATCATTTCTAATCTACGCGCCCCAA AGTATGAGTCCGCTTCTGGCCAAACTGCAGGTCACATCCTGTGACGAAGTAATGGATAAACCGGTTTTAGTGTTTATAATCGAAGGAAAATCAGGTTTGCATA ATGTTAACCTGGAGCTGAAGCCTGAGGACTACATCATCATGTATGAGGACTCTAATGGAACGAAACATTGTACACTCGGAATAGTACCAGATAATCAGCAAGAG GAATTGGGATTTAACGCGTGGACATTCGGAGAG TTGTTTTTGAGGGCATATTATACAGTTTATGATTACGAATCCAAACAAGTTGGTTTCGCACCAAGCAAGAAGAtagattaa
- a CDS encoding ubiquitin carrier protein, giving the protein MASKGSHIRKQCDFTKLLMAGYDLELVNGSTQEFNVTFHGPNGTIYEDGVWQVHVILPDDYPFASPSIGFMNKMLHPNVDESSGSVCLDVINETWTPIYSLVNVFDVFLPQLLTYPNPSDPLNNEAAALMMLDKTSYEEKVREHVRMYASREMWEKKRGFPSQESITITNEGDPSDIESLVDDADLEDF; this is encoded by the exons atggCTTCCAAAGGATCACATATAAGGAAGCAATGTGATTTTACAAAACT CTTAATGGCTGGTTATGACCTGGAATTGGTAAATGGTAGTACTCAGGAATTCAATGTCACTTTTCACGGACCGAACGGAA CTATATACGAGGACGGAGTCTGGCAAGTACATGTGATATTGCCGGACGATTATCCATTCGCATCTCCTTCAATAGGATTCATGAACAAGATGCTCCACCCTAATGTAGATGAGTCGTCAGGCTCTGTGTGCCTGGATGTCATAAACGAGACATGGACTCCAATATACA GCCTGGTTAACGTTTTCGACGTATTCCTGCCTCAATTGTTGACATACCCTAACCCATCGGATCCCCTCAACAATGAGGCTGCAGCACTCATGATGCTCGATAAAACGTCCTACGAAGAAAAGGTCAGAG AGCACGTAAGAATGTACGCAAGTCGAGAGATGTGGGAGAAAAAGAGAGGATTCCCATCGCAGGAATCCATAACCATAACGAACGAAGGGGACCCGAGCGATATAGAAAGCCTAGTGGATGATGCCGATTTGGAGgatttttaa
- a CDS encoding ubiquitination-mediated degradation component, whose amino-acid sequence MPEDAVKVNILHTLIQNVLNITIRKSERSQAQPNQSEQPKLYVGHLYGRVSGVEDTENKYLGVEDLDDVVRSVIYVCILHNKNVLVNLNDSYTRISNGITKISKGQGLSQLFKAEEVTRASSEPLKSELISALENVQATLVANASLIMIFPIYFNLTDVINESEIKRAYLDVLDEKVLSEVFLDFATSTHNSSFLQNMTTAMWESDSNAAKVSYTNVFNMMRVRMAARGLKSSSASEVKFLTEALGCKPVAELFLENIRKFELEQPFFKSCGVKRELMTIFGRMLSVTSLDEEAYQACKLLGLKNIYEASKVDRTSDFYGKRDLNHIKSVINAKRFEAEHAMNGLLQMLKVILKSDAAARNEILSILGRIVAFNVNRKKIYGLTNIDSAPFSMDSMYYHKLVMISDNTFGYGINLTWLLLLLAQGISVAKADEIEPSYCQTASMASRKLKSLKVKPVNGVAAEATSEGAEAEDAENGTSGRTSTDTQTASSEAANTLSVSSAVGNTQVAGTTTLVGNRQAGTSAATVNTAPGATTAVGNTEGEAYMKEQLTKIETEMTNILGFLCNSSCMGDENDVREALRTMGVDAVTLYNSKFITQIFWLTLKGVNMLFMPALQENLKLLTQALNYASTSQNLSANDDKLANYISHVYVWRTPLQHPALLKALWHYVNIALRVFLRCFLLYDAKGGVKEDYKGLYDSAKGKFSALVEKYCEHVLDTDKAAAPPQFTALPVELIETVLDLVKNMTILRQYDHYIKPAEGDPLEGMDFELVISACIFIMKCPNDVIKNIHIKCDMACSTILYLCKFSEQSAAKFENSSVCKQHLMDALVRTFISSQKSNYNTRISSRLNIIQSFTQFFVHASYKRSFVSCIISKKDLFVQFMHLLLNDTNFLVEEVVSYLTEIRRREVAGISLEEAPGQAGGGDQQGAASGASGSGGGSSSSSAARNPRGQDYDDADQYVQEGAIDANQLKSMSGPELKSRTRSFVEYGFEICSLLNILCSEFPSDITSSSVLLPQVATCLGCCLESLAGPKCLQLKVKNMDEYGFKPREWLSKIMKCYIALYENDPDSRSTASSIDSLSSGSVVGTATGVPVAGVTASNATGTITTGVTGTVAGDTVSDVTGTVAGDTGTAVGAPSDQANSEENYDYEDENNPFVKAVVADERYYKPELFTRCVRFATREMLLSYKSIKSFNKLANRLLEHAKRTSLLYENASNAEIPEHFLDPIMMDVMEDPVLLPTSGKVMDRKNIERHLMSEATDPFTRAPLDRSQLVDQPDLKREIVAFLRSLSRSSA is encoded by the coding sequence ATGCCCGAAGACGCCgttaaagtaaatattttgCATACATTGATACAAAATGTGCTCAATATAACGATAAGGAAGTCGGAAAGGAGCCAGGCGCAGCCAAACCAGTCGGAGCAGCCGAAGTTGTACGTAGGCCACCTGTACGGAAGAGTAAGCGGCGTGGAAGACACGGAAAACAAGTACCTGGGAGTGGAAGACCTGGACGACGTGGTTCGCTCAGTGATATACGTGTGCATACTACACAACAAAAACGTGCTGGTAAACCTGAACGACTCGTACACGAGGATTAGCAACGGAATCACTAAAATAAGCAAAGGCCAGGGGCTGAGTCAGCTGTTTAAAGCAGAGGAGGTGACCAGAGCGAGCAGTGAGCCGCTGAAATCGGAGCTGATTTCGGCGCTGGAGAATGTGCAGGCGACGCTGGTGGCGAACGCGTCGCTGATCATGATCTTCCCAATATACTTCAACCTCACTGACGTAATCAACGAAAGCGAGATCAAGAGAGCGTACCTGGACGTGTTAGACGAGAAGGTGCTGTCTGAGGTGTTCCTGGACTTCGCAACCTCCACACACAACAGCAGTTTCCTGCAAAACATGACGACGGCGATGTGGGAGAGCGACAGCAACGCAGCGAAAGTGAGCTACACGAACGTGTTCAACATGATGAGAGTGAGGATGGCGGCGAGAGGGCTGAAGAGCAGCAGCGCAAGCGAAGTTAAGTTCCTGACGGAGGCGCTCGGATGTAAGCCAGTGGCGGAGCTGTTCCTGGAAAACATACGCAAGTTTGAACTGGAACAGCCGTTCTTCAAGTCGTGCGGAGTGAAGAGAGAGCTGATGACGATATTCGGAAGAATGCTCTCAGTAACGTCgctggacgaggaggcgTACCAGGCGTGTAAGCTGCTGGGCCTGAAGAACATATACGAGGCGAGCAAGGTGGACAGAACGAGCGACTTCTACGGAAAGAGAGACCTGAACCACATCAAGTCGGTCATCAACGCGAAGAGGTTCGAGGCGGAACACGCAATGAACGGACTGCTGCAGATGCTGAAGGTGATACTGAAGTCCGACGCAGCAGCGAGGAACGAGATCCTGTCGATCCTGGGGAGGATAGTGGCCTTCAACgtgaacaggaagaagatatacGGACTGACGAACATAGACAGCGCGCCCTTTAGCATGGACAGCATGTACTACCACAAGCTGGTGATGATCTCGGACAACACCTTCGGCTACGGCATAAACCTGACGtggctgctgctgctgctggcgCAGGGAATCAGCGTGGCGAAGGCGGACGAAATAGAGCCTTCATACTGCCAAACGGCAAGCATGGCGAGCAGGAAGCTGAAGTCATTGAAGGTAAAACCAGTAAACGGAGTGGCCGCAGAAGCCACCTCAGAAGGCGCAGAAGCAGAAGACGCGGAAAACGGTACATCAGGCCGGACTAGCACCGACACACAGACAGCTAGTTCTGAAGCCGCTAACACACTATCCGTTAGTTCTGCAGTCGGTAACACACAAGTGGCCGGTACAACCACATTAGTTGGTAACAGACAAGCAGGTACTAGTGCTGCAACCGTAAATACTGCACCCGGGGCCACGACAGCAGTTGGAAATACAGAAGGTGAAGCATATATGAAGGAGCAACTGACAAAAATTGAGACTGAAATGACAAATATACTGGGATTCCTATGTAACTCATCGTGTATGGGAGACGAGAACGACGTGAGGGAGGCGCTGAGGACGATGGGAGTGGACGCAGTGACGCTGTACAATAGTAAGTTCATAACGCAGATATTCTGGCTGACACTCAAGGGAGTGAACATGCTGTTCATGCCAGCACTGCAGGAAaacctgaagctgctgacgcAGGCACTCAACTACGCAAGCACGTCGCAGAACCTGAGCGCGAACGACGATAAGCTGGCGAACTACATATCGCACGTGTACGTGTGGAGGACGCCGCTGCAGCACCCGGCGCTGCTGAAGGCGCTCTGGCACTACGTGAACATAGCGCTGCGAGTGTTTCTGCGCTGCTTCCTGCTCTACGACGCGAAGGGAGGAGTGAAGGAGGACTACAAGGGGCTCTACGACAGCGCGAAGGGCAAGTTCAGCGCGCTCGTGGAAAAGTACTGCGAACACGTGCTCGACACGGACAAGGCGGCGGCGCCGCCGCAGTTCACAGCGCTGCCAGTGGAGCTGATAGAAACGGTGCTCGACCTGGTGAAAAACATGACGATTCTGAGGCAGTACGACCACTACATCAAGCCGGCGGAGGGAGACCCGCTGGAGGGGATGGACTTCGAGCTGGTGATCTCGGCCTGCATCTTCATCATGAAGTGCCCGAACGACGTCATcaaaaacatacacatcaaGTGCGACATGGCGTGCTCGACGATACTCTACCTCTGCAAGTTCTCGGAGCAGTCGGCGGCGAAGTTCGAGAACAGCAGCGTCTGCAAGCAGCACCTGATGGACGCGCTCGTGCGCACCTTCATCTCCTCGCAGAAGTCGAACTACAACACGAGGATCTCCTCGCGACTCAACATCATCCAGAGCTTCACGCAGTTCTTCGTGCACGCCTCGTACAAGAGGAGCTTCGTCTCATGCATCATCTCGAAGAAGGACCTCTTCGTGCAGTTCATGCACCTGCTGCTAAACGACACGAACTTCCTGGTGGAGGAGGTGGTCTCGTACCTCACGGAGATTCGGAGGCGCGAGGTCGCAGGAATATCGCTGGAGGAGGCGCCGGGTCAGGCCGGTGGCGGAGACCAGCAGGGGGCGGCGAGCGGGGCCTCGGGCTCGGGAGGAGGCtcgagcagcagctccgcCGCCAGGAACCCCAGGGGCCAGGACTACGACGACGCCGACCAGTACGTGCAGGAGGGCGCGATTGACGCGAACCAGCTGAAGTCGATGAGCGGACCCGAGCTGAAGAGCAGGACGCGCAGCTTCGTCGAGTACGGCTTCGAGATATGctcgctgctgaacatTCTGTGCAGCGAGTTCCCCTCCGACatcaccagcagctcgGTGCTGCTGCCGCAGGTGGCCACGTGCCTCGGCTGCTGCCTGGAGAGTCTGGCGGGCCCGAAGTGCCTGCAGCTGAAGGTGAAGAACATGGACGAGTACGGGTTCAAGCCGCGCGAGTGGCTGTCGAAGATAATGAAGTGCTACATCGCCCTGTACGAGAACGACCCGGACTCGAGGTCGACTGCGAGTTCAATAGACAGCTTATCGTCAGGTTCTGTCGTCGGTACTGCTACCGGTGTACCTGTTGCCGGTGTTACCGCCTCCAATGCTACCGGTACCATTACCACTGGTGTTACTGGTACTGTTGCTGGTGATACTGTGTCTGATGTTACTGGTACTGTTGCTGGTGATACTGGCACCGCTGTGGGCGCTCCCTCAGACCAGGCGAACTCCGAAGAAAACTACGACTACGAGGACGAAAACAACCCCTTCGTGAAGGCGGTGGTGGCGGACGAGCGCTACTACAAGCCGGAGCTCTTCACGCGGTGCGTCAGGTTCGCGACGCGCGAGATGCTGCTGAGCTACAAGTCAATCAAGTCGTTCAACAAGCTCGCAAACAGACTCCTGGAGCACGCCAAGAGGACGAGTCTGCTCTACGAGAACGCGTCGAACGCGGAGATCCCCGAGCACTTCCTCGACCCGATCATGATGGACGTGATGGAGGACCCTGTGCTCCTGCCCACCAGCGGGAAGGTCATGGATCGCAAGAACATTGAGCGCCACCTGATGTCCGAGGCCACGGACCCCTTCACGCGCGCGCCTCTGGACCGCTCCCAGCTCGTCGACCAGCCCGATCTGAAGAGGGAGATAGTTGCCTTCCTGAGGTCGCTTTCACGGTCGAGCGCCTAG
- a CDS encoding recombinational repair protein (RAD54 homologue): MRFRNNQTNICLIRAPLLSLLTVEAGTPIWLKPFKSPLEGHTPVGISEESQRKTLGCRIRTDTKSFLKDFRTGTYEEKREVIEDLPPDNPLVLYTSAPEDPVQVTIKVDSILSRFLRDHQRQGVQFIFDCLMGLKDFEGRGCILADDMGLGKTLQSITVMWTLLNQGLDNKPGKKEKRNWSVAARKCAIICPASLVNNWESEIKKWLRGKCPCTAIADSSRERVISSFEGFKYDRNSRVIISSYETYRMHCGYLEGVNIDLLICDEAHRLKNDKTRTSQSISASSAKMRLMLSGTPIQNDLNEFYSLISLCNPDVLGDVNNFRKNFANPILIGREPDATPAEQQKASERLLELSNITNQFVLRRTNALLAKVLPPKIIMNVFCKLSDVQKKLYRSFITSKKCKNMINQETVPKSGLTAIQSLMKLCNHPYLLKKGGVLSSPDVDSLLTAIEDNSKNKYKNCRSDLSGKFLLLFRLLYHIRRSSNDRVVIISNYTQTLDLFERLCKECKYPFERLDGATSIKKRHKLVTSFNDPNSNSFIFLLSSKAGGCGINLIGANRLVLFDPDWNPANDKQALARVWRDGQNKVCYIYRFFSSGTIEEKIYQVSSQCRLRWTQRQICKDGLSSMLVTDGTNELKDSLSGELLKNIFDYKEEVISDTHDLIECKRCYTEEGQLPHVPQLKEFLEDDLNTWAHHADLTTVPDEYLVKAALSKEPAVEYEDAEVDVNFMPVSFVMSCRIEFEKVQETPEVEMKAKKIVKSETVSTAFNSESEDEYVPEEDNLFSSDEED, from the exons atgcGGTTCAGGAATAACCAAACGAACATATGTCTAATAAGAGCGCCATTGCTGAGTTTGCTAACAGTAGAAGCAGGGACGCCGATATGGCTTAAGCCGTTTAAAAGTCCCCTGGAGGGACATACGCCAG TAGGGATCAGCGAGGAATCGCAGAGGAAAACCTTGGGATGTAGAATAAGGACGGACACGAAGTCGTTTCTGAAGGACTTCAGAACAGGCACATACGAAGAGAAGAGGGAAGTGATAGAAGATCTGCCGCCAGATAACCCACTGGTGCTGTACACGTCGGCGCCGGAAGACCCAGTGCAAGTGACAATCAAGGTGGATTCGATACTGTCGAG GTTCCTGAGGGACCACCAGAGGCAGGGAGTGCAGTTCATATTCGACTGCCTCATGGGACTGAAGGACTTTGAAGGAAGAGGATGCATACTGGCGGACGACATGG GCCTGGGAAAAACGCTGCAAAGCATCACAGTGATGTGGACGCTGCTGAATCAAGGGCTGGACAACAAGCCAGGTAAGAAGGAAAAAAGAAACTGGAGCGTAGCGGCGAGGAAGTGCGCAATCATATGCCCAGCGAGCCTGGTAAACAACTGGGAAAGcgaaataaaaaagtggCTGCGAGGAAAGTGCCCATGCACAGCAATAGCGGACTCGAGCAGAGAGAGAGTTATCTCATCATTTGAAGGATTTAAGTACGACAGAAAC TCGCGAGTGATCATATCATCGTACGAGACGTACCGAATGCACTGCGGGTACCTGGAAGGAGTAAACATAGACCTCTTGATTTGCGACGAAGCACACA GACTAAAAAACGATAAAACGAGGACGTCACAGAGCATATCAGCGTCATCAGCAAAGATGAGGCTGATGCTGAGTGGTACGCCAATACAG AACGACCTGAACGAGTTCTATTCACTCATATCGCTATGCAACCCAGACGTACTGGGCGACGTAAACAATTTTAGAAAGAATTTTGCA aatcCGATATTGATTGGAAGGGAGCCAGACGCAACACCAGCTGAACAGCAAAAG GCCTCTGAAAGGTTACTGGAGTTGTCAAACATAACAAACCAGTTTGTACTGAGGAGAACGAACGCACTATTGGCGAAAGTGTTACCTCCAAAGATAATAATG aATGTATTTTGCAAGTTATCGGACGTTCAAAAGAAGCTATACAGATCATTTATAACCTCTAAAAA gTGTAAGAATATGATAAATCAAGAAACGGTCCCGAAAAGCGGGCTCACAGCAATACAGTCACTAATGAAGCTGTGTAACCACCCGTACCTACTAAAGAAGGGAGGAGTGCTG TCGTCACCGGACGTGGACAGTTTGCTCACAGCAATAGAGGACAACTCGAAGAACAAGTACAAAAATTGTAGATCGGACCTCTCGGGAAAGTTCCTACTGCTGTTTAGACTGCTCTACCACATCAGAAGAAGCAGCAACGACAGAGTGGTGATCATCAGTAACTACACGCAGACACTAGACCTGTTCGAGAGGCTGTGCAAGGAGTGTAAGTACCCCTTTGAAAGACTGGACGGAGCAACGAGCATAAAGAAGAGACACAAGCTGGTGACG TCATTCAATGACCCGAACTCAAACAGCTTCATATTCCTGCTGAGCTCAAAGGCGGGAGGCTGCGGAATAAACCTGATCGGAGCGAATAGACTAGTGCTGTTCGACCCAGACTGGAACCCAGCAAACGACAAGCAG GCACTGGCGCGCGTATGGAGAGACGGCCAGAACAAAGTGTGTTACATCTATaggttcttcagcagtGGAACCATAGAGGAGAAGATATACCAGGTGAGTTCCCAGTGCAGATTACGTTGGACACAGAGGCAAATATGCAAGGACGGACTGAGCTCGATGCTGGTAACAGATGGAACAAATGAACTGAAGGACAGTCTGTCAGGAGAGCTGCtgaaaaacatatttgACTACAAGGAGGAAGTCATTTCTGACACTCACGATCTGATAGAATGTAAAAGGTGCTACACAGAAGAAG GGCAGTTACCACATGTGCCTCAGTTGAAGGAATTTCTAGAAGATG aCTTGAACACATGGGCACACCACGCCGATCTGACCACAGTGCCAGACGAGTATCTGGTCAAGGCAGCACTGAGCAAAGAACCAGCAGTGGAATACGAAGACGCAGAAGTGGACGTGAACTTCATGCCAGTCTCGTTTGTAATGAGTTGTAGAATAGAATTTGAAAAGGTGCAAGAGACACCGGAAGTGGAAATGAAAGCAAAG aaaaTTGTTAAGTCGGAAACAGTGTCGACGGCGTTCAACTCAGAAAGCGAAGATGAATACGTGCCGGAAGAAGATAACCTCTTCAGCTCAGACGAGGAAGACTAG
- a CDS encoding mitochondrial import inner membrane translocase subunit: MSQSSGLGSDLNHLTAAQRSAVLDRLNQIQYQDTMDTYNGLVERCFNECITGFRSKDLDMKESQCVESCVKLFFDFSQRVSTRFGEKQSKI, translated from the coding sequence ATGTCGCAATCTAGTGGATTAGGGTCGGATTTGAACCATCTGACTGCCGCCCAAAGGTCAGCCGTTCTCGACAGGCTCAACCAGATCCAGTACCAGGATACAATGGACACCTACAACGGCCTCGTCGAGCGGTGCTTCAACGAGTGTATAACTGGCTTCAGGTCGAAGGATCTTGACATGAAGGAGTCCCAGTGCGTGGAATCCTGCGTGAAGCTGTTCTTCGACTTTTCCCAGAGGGTTTCCACTCGTTTCGGCGAGAAGCAATCGAAAATTTAG
- a CDS encoding uncharacterized protein (D111/G-patch domain containing protein): protein MSKKQKNKLLSTLNTGKEFHSSFGASILSKYGWKEYVSRLLRVFRGQGLGKSEDGIVKPVSVKKVEGNTGVSFHSTHCSQLGASSRPENEWHNWWDDMYNSLAAKVNVKDNSKKVLPRHLTHLQVKKSVKKSKKKKDSASP, encoded by the exons atgtCCAAAAAGCAGAAGAATAAACTTCTCAGCACTTTAAaca CTGGTAAAGAGTTCCACTCAAGCTTCGGCGCCTCGATCTTGTCCAAATACGGCTGGAAGGAGTACGTTTCCCGCTTATTACGCGTTTTCAGGGGCCAGGGCCTCGGAAAGTCCGAGGACGGCATCGTCAAGCCTGTTTCTGTTAAGAAAGTCGAGGGCAATACCGGGGTTAGTTTCCACAGCACTCACTGTTCTCAGCTCGGCGCCTCGTCTAGGCCCGAAAACGAGTGGCACAACTGGTGGGATGACATGTACAACAGCCTCGCTGCGAAAGTAAATGTCAAAGACAATTCCAAGAAGGTACTCCCTCGCCACCTCACCCATTTGCAGGTAAAGAAGTCTGTGAAGAAGTCTAAGAAAAAGAAGGACTCCGCCTCTCCTTAA